A single window of Sebastes umbrosus isolate fSebUmb1 chromosome 16, fSebUmb1.pri, whole genome shotgun sequence DNA harbors:
- the trip11 gene encoding thyroid receptor-interacting protein 11 isoform X1, producing MSSWLGGIGSGLGQSLGQVGGSLSSFTGQISNFTKDMLLEGQEEVGDAATELQVSNSKLADVEVAFASQKSEYDRLRKLYAELEEKLEASEIQIKGQSAEYRSLLQQRDVEISHLKARQSGLQEEFQTLQQSAQSASVGPAMLPVTTASSTTTSSSVSSFMSRPSGSHQGFHGDEMDLSDVLWSQQEINRLSTEVMRLEAEVAHWRRMSQASTAVGAGNGDQGDILKLQRTIKELREDMGREVDEHQHELAALQDAQRQKMADITRRHREDLAEYEERIEELEEQMQSGGGPATSPSDASKLPELQKTISSLQEAADQREKQLAELTASLEEAQTRQESLQLEKDEVQEENTGLLQNYTRLQTSVTELQTRVQEQEGKSLQKAQLDHEIQVLRKNLADAEKEIEEIKSLAEVSAAPKEEVEHADILELNTIIGTLRQEKEALEQEKLNLQERLKTTEERTVSNNESEFVDSESLEDLKVELERREKALRNTEEERDTLMSELEELDRQNQEATQHMISVKEQLSGQLKEAEAELTGLTAQLNTTKDQKRALEQELDTQKEKASQSAFTLNDLHMGKQELERTVKELKDKLGHAQEQSREARREITEMKKTVEEREEQLSVAKASLDQAGERGSGATKEKLAGKERELSDLRRELDEVRNSQEEALSEDYELKMENRRLKAESEQAVGKAEEVTKQMKESQAALKRTVREKETRIEALKLEKTQLEGELGQAERTLTEQAKQYQQTIEELTRARSMDASALQTEHERAIKLNQEKDMEIAQLKRDAEQLASDHRDTNEMLSITVAGQKQLTDLLQEKDVFMDTLKQNASDLQKEMESSMLVVTKEADALKQALEEKDKQLGGMKEENSHLKEEIDRIRDQQSRPQPLAEPRTLDIITELETEITQLKSSRNGLEEEVQTLRRTMEEVQASLLLSQQSLQVQQTELEQAHARNQQTTLNYDRLIHARDEEISCLQQTVDQLSESRVRADSPPMQGEVILQEEKTQTLNQENGNEKHDLSKVEIERLVRGIKEKETEISQLNEKNLSLARQLDQLVVSRDEVGKLSQMILQKDLEIQALHARVTMVGGGGHSQDVMFLQQQLQAYAVEREQVLAVLNEKTRENSQLRSDYHRLMDIMAGKEGALLKLQQENQRLSNMSDPSGSQEMFKETIQNLSRIIREKDIEIDALTQKCQTLVTVLQSSGGEFGTGSGGVSSNQFEELLQERDTLKQQVKKMEEWKQQVITTVKNMQHESAQLQEELIKLQGQVDADSDCSSKLSVDYAGLIQSYEQKERKLGNLSQELAQVQQTITHLSTTKDVLLGKLDSVAQTPEAVAVQSSGPSLSADAPSHQTSPAANNEKLQEEIARLQSQLAEKENLIKTLQENNHRLSNSASATESEQRSQAEEARLVRDKLEALQRSVREKDLLIKTKGDQLSHVSEALRNRENDNEVLKQAVTNLKERALILEMDVRKLKEENELVASRSREKQSEFRALQETNMQFSLLLREKEFELTAVSEKSATVERMLKDKEQGKSGELNQLLNELKSMQEKAVAFQQERDQVMMALKQKQMETTAVQTELQHMRDKEQRLNLELERLRNHLLEIEDSYTREAVAAEHRETELRRRVVLLDGKLATSSSAVENASQQASMQVESLQEQLSGVVKQRDDALIHLRTSQEQVNQYAVSLSNLQMVLEQFQQEEKAMYSAELDRHKKEKDEWKRKSNRLEDQASALQINLDEANGALESASRLTDQLDLKEELIEELKKQVELRQEMLEEAQKKLMTLLNSTEGKIDKVLMRNLFLGYFHTAKTKRADVLRLMGSVLGLSREDVDKMLEDDGRHGVTGWVSGWLGGRGAQSVPNTPQRPTSGQGLNSSFSEMFVKFLEIESTPSLPAPRLPVHDIKPLSAPPLRRTSGAASSGATGAAVYGKRPGESNPFLAPRSAAVPLLAGSSSGGPGGHLLMKPISDALPSFTPVPVSAESGGAVLKDLLRQ from the exons ATGTCATCGTGGCTGGGTGGTATCGGCTCCGGCCTGGGTCAGTCTCTGGGTCAGGTCGGAGGGAGTCTGTCCTCCTTCACCGGACAGATCTCCAACTTCACCAAGGACATGCTGCTGGAGGGGCAGGAAGAAGTAGGAG ATGCTGCCACAGAACTGCAGGTGTCCAATTCCAAGTTGGCCGACGTCGAGGTGGCGTTCGCCTCTCAGAAATCTGAG TACGACAGATTAAGAAAGCTCTACgcagagctggaggagaagctggaggCATCAGAGATCCAGATTAAAGGACAGTCTGCAGAGTACAGAAGCCTCCTGCAACAGAGAGAT GTGGAGATCAGTCACCTGAAAGCTCGGCAGAGTGGACTCCAGGAAGAATTCCAGACGCTGCAGCAGTCGGCTCAGTCTGCCTCCGTCGGTCCCGCCATGCTGCCCGTCACCACCGCTTCCTCCACCACTACCTCCTCTTCTGTTTCCTCTTTTATGTCTCGACCCTCGGGGTCCCACCAGGGCTTCCACGGCGACGAAATGGACCTCAGCGACGTCCTCTGGTCGCAGCAGGAGATCAACCGGCTGTCGACAGAAGTCATGCGTCTGGAGGCCGAGGTGGCACACTGGAGGCGGATGTCTCAG gcATCAACAGCAGTTGGAGCTGGTAACGGCGACCAGGGAGATATTCTCAAACTTCAAAGAACTATTAAG GAGCTGCGAGAGGACATGGGTCGCGAGGTGGATGAACACCAGCACGAACTGGCCGCTCTGCAGGACGCCCAACGGCAAAAGATGGCCGACATTACCCGGCGACATCGAGAGGACTTGGCAGAGTACGAGGAGAGGatagaggagctggaggaacaGATGCAGAGTG GTGGTGGTCCAGCCACTTCCCCGTCAGATGCCTCCAAACTTCCTGAACTCCAAAAAACTATAAGCTCCCTGCAGGAAGCGGCAGATCAGCGGGAGAAGCAGCTGGCCGAGCTGACCGCCAGTCTGGAGGAGGCGCAGACGAGACAGGAGTCTCTGCAGCTGGAGAAGGACGAGGTCCAGGAAGAAAACACCGGGCTGCTGCAGAACTACACGCGGCTGCAAACCTCTGTCACCGAGCTTCAGACACGAGTACAAGAGCAGGAGGGGAAGTCTTTGCAAAAAGCCCAGCTAGACCACGAGATCCAAGTACTGAGAAAAAACCTTGCAG ATGCAGAAAAAGAAATAGAGGAAATTAAAAGCTTGGCTGAGGTAAGC GCAGCACCAAAGGAAGAAGTTGAGCACGCAGACATCTTGGAGCTGAACACCATTATTGGAACGTTGAGACAAGAAAAGGAAGCCCTAGAACAAGAAAAG CTTAATCTGCAAGAAAGACTGAAAACGACAGAGGAGCGAACAGTTAGCAATAATGAGTCTGAGTTTGTTGACTCTGAGTCACTGGAGGATCTGAAGGTCGAGCtcgagaggagagaaaaggccCTGAGAAACACTGAGGAGGAGCGGGACACCCTGATGTCTGAGCTGGAGGAACTAGACCGGCAAAACCAGGAAGCAACACAG CACATGATCTCGGTGAAGGAGCAGCTCTCTGGGCAGCTGAAGGAGGCCGAGGCAGAACTGACGGGACTGACTGCACAGCTGAACACAACCAAAGACCAGAAGAGGGCACTGGAGCAAGAGCTGGACACCCAAAAAGAAAAAGCGAGCCAGAGCGCTTTCACCCTCAACGACCTGCATATGGGCAAACAGGAGCTGGAACGGACGGTGAAGGAGCTGAAAGACAAACTGGGACATGCACAGGAGCAGAGCAGGGAGGCACGAAGAGAAATCACAGAGATGAAGAAGACTgttgaggagagagaggagcaatTATCTGTTGCCAAAGCATCGCTGGATCAGGCAGGGGAGAGAGGAAGTGGGGCAACTAAAGAGAAGCTGGCTGGGAAGGAGAGGGAGCTTTCAGACCTCAGGAGAGAATTGGATGAGGTGAGGAACTCTCAGGAGGAGGCGCTGTCTGAGGACTACGAGTTGAAGATGGAGAACAGGAGGTTGAAGGCGGAGAGTGAGCAGGCTGTGGGTAAAGCCGAGGAAGTAACCAAGCAGATGAAGGAAAGCCAGGCTGCTCTGAAGAGGACGGTACGGGAGAAGGAAACTCGTATCGAAGCTCTAAAGCTGGAGAAAACTCAGTTAGAGGGTGAATTGGGACAAGCTGAGAGGACGCTAACAGAACAGGCAAAACAGTACCAGCAAACCATCGAGGAGCTGACTCGAGCCCGCTCCATGGACGCCTCCGCTTTGCAGACGGAGCACGAGCGAGCCATCAAACTCAACCAGGAGAAAGACATGGAGATAGCTCAGCTGAAGAGAGACGCAGAGCAGTTGGCGTCCGACCACAGGGACACCAACGAGATGCTTTCGATCACGGTCGCGGGGCAGAAGCAGCTGACCGATTTGCTGCAGGAGAAGGACGTCTTCATGGACACGTTAAAACAAAACGCTTCAGATTTGCAGAAGGAGATGGAGAGCAGTATGTTAGTCGTGACAAAGGAAGCGGATGCTCTCAAACAGGCACTCGAGGAGAAGGATAAACAGTTGGGGGGTATGAAGGAGGAGAACAGTCATTTGAAAGAAGAGATCGACCGAATCAGGGATCAGCAGAGCAGACCTCAACCTCTGGCTGAGCCCAGGACCTTGGACATCATCACAGAGCTTGAGACAGAGATCACCCAGCTCAAGTCCTCCAGGAACGGTCTGGAAGAGGAGGTCCAGACTCTGAGGAGAACCATGGAGGAGGTGCAggcctctctccttctgtcccAGCAGTCCCTCCAGGTTCAGCAGACTGAGCTCGAGCAGGCTCATGCTCGCAATCAGCAGACCACACTTAACTATGACAGACTCATCCACGCCAGAGATGAAGAGATATCCTGCCTCCAGCAGACCGTAGATCAGCTCAGTGAGAGTCGAGTCCGTGCCGACTCCCCCCCTATGCAGGGAGAGGTCATCCTGCAGGAGGAGAAGACCCAGACTCTAAATCAGGAGAACGGCAACGAGAAACACGACCTGTCTAAGGTAGAAATAGAAAGACTGGTGAGAGGCATCAAGGAGAAAGAGACTGAGATCAGCCAGCTGAATGAGAAGAACCTCTCACTGGCCagacagctggatcagctggtGGTGTCTCGTGACGAAGTGGGCAAACTGTCCCAGATGATCCTGCAGAAGGATCTGGAGATCCAGGCGCTTCATGCCAGAGTGACCATGGTTGGAGGTGGTGGACACAGCCAGGATGTCATGTTCCTACAGCAGCAGTTGCAGGCGTACGCCGTGGAGAGAGAGCAAGTGCTAGCCGTGCTCAACGAGAAGACCAGAGAGAACAGCCAGCTTCGCTCCGACTATCACCGCCTCATGGATATCATGGCGGGGAAGGAGGGGGCCCTGCTGAAGCTTCAGCAGGAGAACCAACGCCTCTCCAACATGAGCGATCCCTCAGGAAGCCAAGAGATGTTCAAGGAAACCATCCAGAACCTGTCCCGCATCATCAGGGAGAAGGACATAGAGATTGATGCTCTGACCCAGAAGTGCCAAACGCTGGTGACCGTCCTGCAGTCCTCGGGAGGAGAGTTCGGCACCGGCTCCGGAGGCGTCAGCAGCAACCAGtttgaggagctgctgcaggagaGGGACACACTGAAACAGCAGGTGAAGAAGATGGAGGAATGGAAGCAGCAGGTGATCACCACAGTCAAGAACATGCAGCACGAGTCGGCtcagctgcaggaggagctgaTCAAACTGCAGGGTCAGGTCGACGCCGACAGCGATTGCAGCTCCAAGCTGTCGGTGGACTACGCAGGACTGATCCAGAGCTATGAGCAGAAGGAAAGGAAGCTGGGAAATCTGAGTCAGGAACTCGCTCAGGTCCAGCAGACCATCACCCACCTCAGCACCACCAAGGACGTCCTGCTGGGTAAACTGGACAGCGTAGCACAGACTCCTGAAGCCGTAGCTGTTCAGTCTAGTGGACCTTCTCTCTCAGCTGATGCTCCAAGCCACCAGACGTCTCCAGCAGCAAACAACGAGAAACTGCAGGAAGAAATTGCCCGATTGCAAAGTCAGTTGGCTGAGAAGGAAAACCTAATCAAGACTCTTCAGGAGAACAACCACCGGCTCTCCAACTCAGCATCCGCCACAGAGAGCGAGCAGAGAAGTCAGGCCGAGGAGGCTCGGCTGGTCAGAGACAAGCTGGAGGCCCTGCAGAGGTCTGTGAGGGAGAAAGACCTGCTCATCAAAACCAAAGGCGACCAGCTGAGTCACGTCAGCGAGGCGCTGCGTAACCGCGAGAACGACAACGAGGTGCTGAAGCAGGCCGTCACCAACCTGAAAGAGCGAGCTCTCATTCTGGAAATGGACGTGAGGAAGCTGAAGGAGGAGAACGAGCTGGTTGCTTCACGCTCTCGAGAGAAACAGTCTGAGTTCAGAGCGCTGCAGGAAACCAACATGCAGTTTTCTCTCCTGCTGAGAGAGAAGGAGTTTGAGCTAACTGCTGTAAGCGAGAAGTCGGCAACTGTGGAGAGGATGCTCAAGGACAAAGAGCAG GGTAAGTCTGGAGAGCTGAATCAACTCCTGAATGAGCTGAAGTCCATGCAGGAGAAAGCTGTGGCGTTCCAGCAGGAGAGGGATCAGGTGATGATGGCACTCAAGCAAAAGCAAATGGAGACGACTGCAGTACAAACTGAG CTTCAGCATATGAGGGACAAAGAGCAGCGTCTCAACTTGGAGCTGGAACGGTTGCGTAATCACCTCTTGGAGATCGAGGACTCGTACACGAGAGAAGCCGTCGCTGCAGAGCACAGGGAGACTGAACTACGCAGGAGGGTGGTGCTGCTGGACGGCAAACTGGCCACGTCCTCCAGTGCTGTGGAGAATGCCAG CCAACAGGCCAGTATGCAGGTGGAGTCTCTGCAGGAGCAGCTGAGTGGAGTAGTGAAGCAGAGGGACGATGCACTCATCCACCTCAGAACCTCCCAGGAGCAGGTCAACCAGTATGCAGTGTCGCTCTCCAACCTGCAGATGGTGCTGGAGCAGTTTCAACAAG AAGAGAAAGCCATGTACTCGGCAGAGCTTGACAGGCACAAGAAGGAGAAGGACGAGTGGAAAAGAAAATCTAACAGGCTGGAAGACCAAGCATCTGCTCTTCAG ATTAACCTCGATGAAGCCAACGGTGCTCTGGAGTCAGCGTCTCGCCTCACTGATCAGCTCGATCTGAAGGAGGAGCTCATCGAAGAGCTGAAAAAACAAG TGGAACTGAGACAGGAGATGTTGGAGGAGGCGCAGAAGAAGCTGATGACTCTTCTAAACAGCACAGAGGGGAAGATAGACAA AGTCCTGATGCGTAACCTGTTCCTGGGATACTTCCACACAGCTAAAACCAAGCGTGCCGATGTGCTGAGGCTCATGGGAAGTGTTCTGGGACTGAGCAGAGAAGACGTTGACAAG ATGTTAGAGGACGACGGACGGCACGGCGTTACTGGATGGGTGTCGGGCTGGCTGGG